One genomic segment of Sorex araneus isolate mSorAra2 chromosome X, mSorAra2.pri, whole genome shotgun sequence includes these proteins:
- the LOC101549738 gene encoding 40S ribosomal protein S21-like, whose translation MQNDAGEFVDLYVPRKCSASNGIIGANDHASIQMNVAEVDKVTGRFNGQFKRYAICGAIRRMGESDDSILRLAKADSIVSKNF comes from the coding sequence ATGCAGAATGACGCCGGCGAGTTCGTGGACCTGTATGTGCCGCGGAAATGCTCGGCGAGCAACGGCATCATCGGGGCCAATGACCACGCGTCCATCCAGATGAACGTGGCCGAGGTGGACAAAGTAACCGGCAGGTTCAACGGGCAGTTTAAGAGGTATGCCATCTGCGGGGCCATCCGCAGGATGGGCGAGTCTGATGATTCCATCCTCCGCCTGGCCAAGGCCGACAGCATCGTGTCCAAGAACTTCTGA